One part of the Microtus ochrogaster isolate Prairie Vole_2 chromosome 18, MicOch1.0, whole genome shotgun sequence genome encodes these proteins:
- the Fchsd1 gene encoding F-BAR and double SH3 domains protein 1 isoform X2, translating to MQPPPRKVKPAQEVKLRFLEQLSILQTRQQREADLLEDIRSYSKQRAAIEREYGQALQKLAGPFLKREGQRSGEVDSRTVFGAWRCLLDATVAGGQTRLQASDRYRDLAGGTGRSAKEQVLRKGTESLQRAQAEVLQSIRELSRSRKLYGQRERVWALAQEKAADVQARLNRSDHGIFHSRTSLQKLSTKLSVQSAQYSQQLRAARNEYLLNLVATNAHLAHYYQEELPSLLKVLVSELSEYLRDPLTLLSHTELEAAEMVLEHARHGGQVTSQVNWEQDVKLFLQGPGVFSPTPPQQFQPAGADQVCALERGAEGMVGESGLEKEVQRWTSRAARDYKIQHHGHRVLQRLGQRRQQAPEREAPGLEQRLQEVRENIRRAQVSQVKGAARLALLQEAGLDVQCWLKPAMTQAQDEVEQERRLSEARLSQRDLSPMAEDAELSDFDECEEAGELFEEPAPPALATRSLPCPAHVVFGYQAGREDELTITEGEWLEVIEEGDADEWVKARNQHGEAGFVPERYLNFPDLSLPESNHGSSNPSGAEPTAFLARALYSYTGQSEEELSFPEGALIRLLPRAQDGVDDGFWRGEFGGRVGVFPSLLVEELLGPPGPPEFSDPEQTLPSPSPPSFSPPAPTCALEGSAAPALPLDKVLDCPGPLDMMVPRLRPMRPPPPPPAKAPDPGHPDPLT from the exons ATGCAGCCGCCGCCCCGAAAA GTGAAGCCAGCCCAGGAGGTGAAACTTCGCTTCTTGGAGCAGCTGAGCATCCTTCAGACCCGGCaacagagggaggcggatctgcTGGAGGATATCAG ATCCTACAGCAAGCAGAGGGCAGCCATTGAACGGGAGTATGGCCAG GCACTCCAGAAGCTGGCTGGGCCATTCCTGAAGAGGGAAGGGCAGCGGAGCGGGGAAGTCGACAGCAG GACAGTGTTTGGTGCCTGGCGCTGCCTTCTGGATGCCACTGTGGCTGGAGGCCAAACCCGTCTCCAGGCTTCTGACAGATACCGTGACCTAGCAGGGGGCACCGGGAGGAGTGCCAAGGAGCAGGTGCTTAGGAAG GGGACAGAGAGTCTTCAGCGGGCACAGGCTGAGGTGCTGCAGTCCATCCGGGAACTGAGCCGAAGTCGGAAGCTCTATGGGCAACGAGAACGTGTGTGGGCCTTGGCACAGGAGAAGGCAGCTGATGTCCAGGCCAG GCTGAACCGAAGTGACCACGGGATCTTCCACTCTCGGACCAGCCTCCAGAAACTGAGCACCAAG CTGTCTGTCCAGTCAGCCCAGTAttcccagcagttgagagcagCCCGCAATGAGTACCTGCTAAATTTGGTGGCCACCAATGCTCACCTTGCCCACTACTACCAAGAGGAACTGCCATCCCTGCTCAAG GTCCTGGTAAGTGAGCTGTCAGAATACTTGAGGGACCCCCTCACTTTATTAAGCCACACGGAGCTGGAAGCTGCAGAGATGGTCCTGGAACATGCCCGCCATGGGGGGCAGGTGACTTCTCAG GTAAACTGGGAACAAGATGTGAAGCTGTTTCTTCAGGGGCCTGGAGTCTTTTCCCCCACGCCACCTCAGCAATTCCAGCCAGCAGGAGCTGATCAG GTGTGTGCCCTGGAGCGGGGAGCAGAAGGGATGGTTGGAGAGAGTGGCCTGGAGAAAGAGGTTCAGCGTTGGACAAGCAGGGCTGCCCGGGACTACAAGATCCAGCATCATGGGCATCGG GTCCTGCAGCGACTGGGACAGAGGCGTCAGCAGGCTCCAGAGCGAGAAGCCCCAGGCTTAGAACAGCGGCTACAGGAAGTGCGGGAGAACATCCGACGGGCACAG GTGAGCCAGGTGAAAGGGGCTGCCCGGCTGGCCCTGCTACAGGAGGCTGGCCTAGATGTACAGTGCTGGCTGAAGCCAGCCATGACCCAAGCCCAGGATGAAGTGGAGCAGGAGAGACGGCTTAGTGAGGCTCGGCTGTCCCAGAGGGATCTCTCTCCCATG GCTGAGGATGCTGAACTTTCTGACTTCGATGAATGTGAGGAGGCTGGGGAGCTCTTTGAAGAGCCTGCCCCCCCAGCCCTGGCTACCAGatccctcccctgccctgcacATGTGGTATTTGGCTACCAG GCAGGACGTGAGGATGAGCTGACTATCACCGAGGGTGAGTGGCTGGAGGTCATCGAGGAAGGAGATGCTGATGAATGGGTTAAG GCTCGGAACCAGCATGGCGAAGCGGGCTTTGTCCCTGAACGATATCTCAACTTCCCGGATCTCTCCCTTCCTGAGAGCAACCACGGCAGCAGCAATCCCTCAGGAGCAGAGCCCACAG CATTCCTGGCCCGGGCCCTGTATAGCTACACTGGGCAGAGTGAAGAGGAGCTAAGCTTCCCTGAAGGGGCACTCATCCGCCTGCTGCCCAGGGCTCAAGACGGTGTGGATGATGGCTTCTGGAGGGGAGAATTTGGAGGCCGTGTTGGAGTTTTCCCATCTCTACTGGTAGAGGAACTGCTTGGTCCCCCAGGGCCACCTGAATTCTCTGACCCTGAACAG ACGCTGCCAtccccttctcctcccagttTTTCGCCTCCTGCACCCACCTGTGCCTTGGAAGGATCCGCTGCACCTGCTCTGCCTCTGG